GTCGAGCAGCGCCATGAGCGGCTGCGTCTCGGGGTCGCCGAAGCGGGCGTTGAACTCGACCACGCGGGTGCCGCGCGAGGTGAGGGCGAGGCCGGCGTAGAGCAGTCCCGCGAACGGGGTGCCCCGCCGGGCCATCTCGTCCACGGTCGGCTGCAGCACCGTGCGCAGCACCTCGGCCACGAGGCCCTCGGGCGCCCAGTCCAGCGGCGTGTAGGCGCCCATGCCGCCCGTGTTCGGGCCCTCGTCGCCGTCGAAGATGCGCTTGAAGTCCTGGGCGGGCTGCAGCGGGTAGACCGTGCTGCCGTCCGTGATCGCGAAGAGGGACACCTCGGGGCCGTCGAGGTACTCCTCGATCACCACCCGCTCGCACTGCGCCGCGTGGGCGAGCGCCTCGGCGCGGTCGCTGGTGACGACGACGCCCTTGCCGGCGGCGAGCCCGTCGTCCTTCACCACGTACGGCGCGCCGAACTCGTCGAGCGCCGCGGCCGCCTCCTCGGGGGTCGTGCACACGTGGGCCGACGCCGTGGGGACGCCCGCCGCCGCCATGACGTCCTTGGCAAAGGCCTTCGAGCCCTCGAGCTGCGCCGCCTCGCCGGACGGGCCGAAGCAGGCGATGCCGGCCTCGCGCACGGCGTCCGCGACGCCCGCGACGAGGGGCGCCTCGGGTCCGACGACCACGAGGTCGACCGCGAGCCGCTGGGCCAGCGCGGCGACGGCGGCGGGGTCGAGCGGGTCCACGTCGTGGAGCGAGGCGACGGCGGCGATGCCGGGGTTGCCCGGCGCGGCGTGCACCTCGGCGACGCCGGGGTCGAGCGAGAGGGCCCGGGCCAGCGCGTGCTCGCGCCCACCGTTTCCGATGACCAGCGTCTTGAGGGGGGTCGTCACGGGCGACGATCCTAACGGGCCTGACGGGGCCTAACGGGCCCCGGGCGCGGCCACCTCACCGTGCTCGACCAGCGCCACGTCGGGCTGCGTGCCGCGCACGCGGAGGCCGAGCGCGGCGGCCGACGTGCAGGCCAGTGCCACGACGACCATGAACGGCGCGAAGATCTCGGCGGCGCCCCAGACGGTGGCGGCCCAGCCCGCGACGATGGTGGGCACGGCCATCGCGCCGTACGCCAGCACGTAGAACGCCGACATCACCTCGCCGCGGTGGTGGGCGGGCACGACCTGCCCGAGGTGGCGCAGGGACGACCCGAAGGCGAGGCCGAAGAAGAACCCGAGGACGGCCGACGTGCCGAGCAGGACCGCGGCGTTGCCGAGGGCCACGGACCCGATGCAGACGAGGAGCATGACCGCCGTGCCGAGGTCGCCGACCACCGCGGCGTGACGGGCCGACCACCGCGCGCCGACCGCCTGGCTCGCCGCGGCGGTGGCCGCGGAGATCGCCACGACGCTGCCGCCGAAGAGCAGGTTCGTCGTGCCCACCGCGTGCGCCGCGATGCTCGGGAACAGCGAGAGGAAGACGCCGA
This Nocardioides alkalitolerans DNA region includes the following protein-coding sequences:
- the purD gene encoding phosphoribosylamine--glycine ligase, which gives rise to MTTPLKTLVIGNGGREHALARALSLDPGVAEVHAAPGNPGIAAVASLHDVDPLDPAAVAALAQRLAVDLVVVGPEAPLVAGVADAVREAGIACFGPSGEAAQLEGSKAFAKDVMAAAGVPTASAHVCTTPEEAAAALDEFGAPYVVKDDGLAAGKGVVVTSDRAEALAHAAQCERVVIEEYLDGPEVSLFAITDGSTVYPLQPAQDFKRIFDGDEGPNTGGMGAYTPLDWAPEGLVAEVLRTVLQPTVDEMARRGTPFAGLLYAGLALTSRGTRVVEFNARFGDPETQPLMALLDSPLSPLLLGAATRTLHEVEPPRWKSGAALAVVMASGGYPETSSTGDVISGLADAEALDGVHVIHAGTARDGADVVTAGGRVLAVTAVGPSLAEARSAAYAGVERIGFDGAQHRTDIALAAERGEVGV